A window of Onychostoma macrolepis isolate SWU-2019 chromosome 01, ASM1243209v1, whole genome shotgun sequence contains these coding sequences:
- the LOC131537417 gene encoding NACHT, LRR and PYD domains-containing protein 12-like isoform X3 codes for MVQQYKVSDAGKIAVRTLCKIKLNELADQLKGQLPEVSEEVSAEGGASSGAAAANASTAGVKVTINSSGGTVKAPVIHGDDDILQKFLESHKDNIKVKTARVFEGKKENKTHLTKVYTELFITEGDITDVYDEHEVLKIDRALKAPKFEDTPINCNDIFCLLKQKEEGNIVLTKGIAGIGKTFSLHKFLLDWAEGKANRHVDCVFLLPFREINLIKDDTEISLHELLLEFYPDLKDVENTKFYKKCKLAFIFDGLDESRLELDFDYKLVKYVNARSSVDVLFTSLIKGKLLPSALVWVTSRPAAANLIPPKYVGLFTEVRGFTDQQKEEYFRKRIVDEAQASRIISHIRTSRSLYIMCHIPVFCWITATVLQDILIKNDGQDIPSTLTEMYIHFLLIQMNMKNQKYEKKQERDCTKLLSSNKDMISKLAKLAFEQLKKENVMFYEKDLKACGIDANEESTGLCTEIFKKVYGVQERKVYYFIHLSVQEFLAALHVFLCYLKLDMDELKFFLENSRPNKKELLYVLLRKAIDKAKESDRGHFDLFLRFLLGISLESNQKLLIGLLDETLDSKNCINKTIQYIKQLQNNDKCPDKSINHFFCILELQDRTLYQQIMKYLRSESGQPKAVSNSNCSALVYVLLMSGEVLDDFSPKMFNTTYAGCRRLVPAVRCCRKALFSDCGLTQQCCETVAMALQLEDCPLIELDLSHNYSIEAGVKALSAGLKSPQCHLETLRFSWCHFGQESCMELVFALKNISHHLREIDMCSNDLQDFGLHKLLDGMENTERKLQVLRLSWCNLTAKSCEHLSSILSSDWPLRELDLSNNDLQVSGVKLLSDGLKSPNCQLEILRLSGCMVTEKGCGYLSSALSSNPSHLRELDLSYNHPGQSGVQLLKHKLEDPNCSLKILKTEPMGEHFIKAGKRKYACDLTLDPNTAHVQLCLSNGDRTAAYVMQKQPYPDHPERFESFRQVLSREILSGRCYWEAEWTGQEGTVGVTHENILRKSDDLCIVEATGQLGNNDVSWTITFASFPYVSHAGEDIKIKAPSSCSFKRVGVYVDTTAGVLSFYSVSDTLTHLYTFLTTFKDPHYAAFKVDSDSVSFCQM; via the exons ATGGTGCAGCAGTACAAAGTTTCAGACGCCGGGAAGATCGCAGTCCGAACGCTATGCAAAATTAAGCTAAATGAGCTTGCTGATCAACTGAAGGGACAACTTCCGGAAG TTTCAGAGGAGGTTTCTGCTGAAGGTGGAGCTTCATCCGGTGCAGCGGCTGCAAACGCTTCAACTGCAGGTGTTAAAGTTACCATAAACTCCAGTGGAGGAACCGTAAAGGCCCCTGTTATTCACGGTG ATGACGACATCTTGCAAAAATTTCTGGAAAGTCACAAAGACAACATTAAGGTCAAAACAGCTCGTGTGTTTGAgggcaaaaaagaaaacaaaacacacctcACCAAAGTGTACACTGAACTCTTCATCACTGAAGGGGACATTACAGATGTCTATGATGAACATGAGGTTCTGAAGATTGACCGAGCTTTGAAAGCTCCCAAATTTGAGGACACACCAATCAACTGCAATGACATATTCTGTTTACTGAAGCAAAAAGAGGAGGGAAACATTGTGCTGACCAAAGGCATCGCTGGCATCGGGAAGACATTCTCCTTGCACAAGTTCCTCCTGGACTGGGCCGAAGGAAAAGCCAATCGGCATGTGGACTGTGTGTTTCTACTGCCATTCAGAGAAATTAACTTGATTAAAGATGATACAGAGATCAGTCTCCATGAGCTTCTGTTGGAATTTTATCCTGATTTGAAAGATGTGGAAAACACCaagttttataaaaaatgcaaactggCATTTATCTTTGATGGACTTGATGAGAGTCGCCTGGAATTGGATTTTGACTATAAACTAGTAAAATATGTCAATGCGCGGTCatctgttgatgttttatttacaagCCTCATTAAAGGAAAACTGCTTCCGTCAGCTCTCGTCTGGGTGACGTCACGACCAGCAGCGGCCAATCTGATCCCTCCTAAGTATGTAGGATTGTTTACGGAGGTGCGTGGATTCACCGATCAGCAGAAGGAGGAGTATTTTAGAAAACGGATCGTAGATGAAGCTCAAGCCTCCAGAATAATCTCGCACATCAGGACGTCTCGTAGTCTctacatcatgtgccacatccccgTCTTCTGCTGGATCACGGCCACTGTTCTTCAGGATATTCTTATCAAAAATGACGGGCAGGACATTCCTTCGACCCTCACCGAAATGTACATCCACTTCCTTCTGATACAGATGAACATGAAGAACCAGAAGTATGAGAAGAAACAGGAAAGAGATTGCACAAAACTTTTGAGTTCAAACAAAGACATGATCTCCAAGTTGGCTAAACTTGCATTCGAACAACTGAAGAAGGAAAATGTCATGTTCTATGAGAAGGATCTGAAAGCGTGTGGCATTGATGCAAACGAGGAGTCCACAGGATTGTGCACTGAAATCTTCAAGAAAGTCTATGGTGTGCAGGAGAGGAAGGTGTATTACTTTATACATTTGAGTGTGCAGGAGTTTCTTGCCGCGTTGCATGTGTTCCTCTGCTATTTGAAGCTGGACATGGATGAGCTGAAGTTCTTCCTGGAGAATTCACGTCCTAATAAGAAAGAACTGCTGTACGTTCTGCTGAGGAAGGCGATCGATAAAGCGAAGGAGAGTGACCGAGGACATTTCGATCTCTTTTTGCGCTTCTTGCTGGGCATTTCTCTCGAGTCCAATCAGAAACTCCTCATCGGCTTGCTGGACGAAACGCTTGACAGTAAAAACTGCATCAATAAAACCATCCAGTACATCAAGCAACTGCAAAACAATGACAAGTGCCCAGATAAATCCATCAACCACTTCTTCTGCATCCTGGAGCTGCAGGACAGAACCCTGTACCAACAAATCATGAAATATCTGAGGTCAGAGAGCGGTCAGCCGAAAGCAGTGTCCAACTCCAACTGCTCAGCGCTGGTCTATGTGCTCCTGATGTCAGGCGAGGTGCTGGATGACTTCAGCCCGAAGATGTTCAACACAACATATGCAGGATGCAGGAGACTGGTCCCAGCCGTGAGATGCTGCAGAAAAGCCTT GTTTTCAGACTGTGGACTGACACAACAGTGCTGTGAAACAGTGGCTATGGCTCTTCAGCTAGAGGACTGTCCTCTGATCGAACTAGACCTGAGTCACAATTACAGCATCGAGGCGGGAGTGAAGGCACTTTCTGCTGGACTGAAGAGCCCACAATGTCATCTGGAGACACTCAG GTTTTCCTGGTGTCATTTCGGCCAGGAGAGCTGTATGGAGCTGGTCTTTGCTCTCAAAAATATCTCACATCATCTAAGAGAGATTGACATGTGCAGCAATGACCTACAGGACTTTGGACTCCATAAGCTCCTAGATGGGATGGAAAATACAGAGAGAAAACTTCAGGTTCTG AGGTTGAGCTGGTGTAACCTCACTGCAAAGAGTTGTGAGCACCTTTCCTCGATTCTCAGCTCAGATTGGcccctgagagagctggatctcagtaacaatgacctgcaggTTTCTGgtgtgaagctgctttctgatGGACTTAAGAGTCCAAACTGTCAGCTGGAGATACTGAG GTTGTCTGGGTGTATGGTGACAGAGAAAGGCTGTGGTTATTtgtcttcagctctgagttcaaacccctcacacctgagagagctggatctgagctacaatcaccCAGGACAATCAGGAGTCCAGCTGCTCAAACACAAACTGGAGGATCCAAACTGCTCACTGAAGATACTCAA AACTGAGCCTATGGGTGAACACTTCATCAAAGCAGGGAAAAGGAAGT ATGCCTGCGATCTCACGCTGGATCCAAACACAGCTCACGTTCAGTTGTGTCTCTCTAATGGAGACAGAACAGCGGCATATGTAATGCAGAAGCAGCCGTATCCAGATCACCCAGAGAGATTTGAATCTTTCCGACAAGTGCTGTCTAGAGAGATCCTGTCTGGTCGTTGTTACTGGGAGGCCGAATGGACGGGTCAAGAGGGGACGGTCGGGGTGACACACGAAAACATCCTGAGGAAAAGTGATGATCTTTGTATAGTAGAGGCCACCGGTCAGCTTGGAAACAATGATGTGTCATGGACAATTACCTTTGCATCTTTTCCATATGTTTCTCATGCTGGAGAAGACATTAAGATAAAGGCTCCATCCTcttgttcatttaaaagagTGGGTGTGTATGTGGACACGACGGCTGGCGTtttgtccttctacagcgtctctgacacactcacacacttgtACACCTTCCTCACGACTTTTAAAGATCCTCACTATGCAGCATTCAAGGTGGACAGTGACTCTGTGTCCTTTTGTCAGATGTAA